CAGTGTTTCAAATGGTAAGTGAGTAACGGAGTGAATGAGTAAGGCGGGCACCTGAATTAGCTGCCAAAGCACAAAGAAAAGCTTCGGTTCCTTGATTCAGGCTGGACCCATTTTACACATTTCCCCACTTACTCATTTGCCCATCATCACAGCGCAAAGCCCAAGTCGAAGCTCACGATGTTGGCCTTGAGGTCGGGCCGGTCGGCGGGGCTGTAGATGCTGGTGCCGGTTTGCTGGTAGTTGGCGTAGCGCAGGTCGAACGACTTGAGGCGCATGACGTGGGGCCGGCCCTGCGCATCCTGGCCCGGCACGCGGAAGCGCGTGATGCCGTACACCGGCGAGTAACGCAGCCCCAGGCCGATTTTGTTGGCCGAAAACGCCGCCAGGTCATAATCCGACGTGTAAAACTCGTCGCTGACGGAGTGCTGCGCGAAGGGCGCAAAGTAGGTAGCTGCCGTCTGGGTGTGGTAGCGGTAGAAGGGGTAAACGGCAAAAAACTGCGTCACCTTCACCGGCAATTCCACTTCAAACGTGTGGGCCCGAATGCCGAAATTGTCGTTGTAGAAGCGGTAGAAGCCGCGCACCTGCACCAGGTCGGTGGCGTAGTAGTTCAGCCGCAGGCTCACGGGGTACTTGAAACGGGAACGGGGCAGGTTTTCGACCCGGGCCGCCGTAGGAAAGCGCGTAGAGAAGTCGCCGCCCAGCGTGGGCGCCGTATTGGCCACGGGGTTGTCGCGGAAATACACCCGGTGAAAGGGCGTGCTCAGCAGGCCGTTTTGCGACACCAGCTCGGTGCTCACGGCCGCTTGCAGCCGCTTGGTGAGCACCTGCGAATAGGTGGCGGTGAGGTTGTAGGTCTGGCGCTGGTCGGAGCCGTAGTCGCCCTTGCCGGTGGTGGAGCCTGGCGAATAGCCTTTGCGCAGCTCCAGTGGCATAATCAGCGTCACGCGGTCAAAAAACACCTGGCCGGCCAGGCTCAGTTGGCGGTTGCCGTCGCGCGAGGTTTTGGCGAAAGAGGCGGCCACGTTAGTGGAGAAGTAGTCGTACTCCTTCGAAACGCCTGCGCCCACGCCCCAGATGGTGCCGGTGTACTTGTGCTCGCGGGAGTAGCCAAAGTCGCCGTGGTAGCGCACGTCGTGGCTCGACGGCGTGCTCAGCGCAAAGTCGATGCGGTCGGTCGAGGCCGAGGCGTAGAAGTCGGCGCCCACGTTGGCCGTGAGGCGGCTCACGGTATCCAGCGGCACGTTCACGATGATGGCGGGCGGCACGTCGGTGAGCTGCTGGGTGCCGCGCCCACCTTCCACGGCGCCGTGGCTGCCGTCCTGCTGGTAATAGCCGCCAATGATGTCGATGGTCGTCTCGTCGGTGGCCCGGTTGGTGGGCACCGATGGGCTCACCGGCGCCCCGTAGCCGTCGATGCGGTTGGGGTTTTGGGTGGTGCCGGGGTTGGTTTGCGCCAGGGCCGGAGTAGCCAGTGTGGCCAAGGCCAGAAGAGTGAGGAGGTGCTTCACAAGATAAAAATTATCAGCGGCTAATTGCAGCCGCAGCCGCCGCCTACTTTGCCGCCGTTGGCGCCACCGGCGCCTTCGCGGTAGCTCTCGAAATTGGTTTCCGGGGTTTCCACGGTTTTGCTGGCCAGCTTCATGTCCTCGTCGTTGAGGTACACTTTCTGGTAAGCCGCCACCGACACGCAGCTGGGCAGCGCCGCGCCCAGCGGAAACAGCACCAGGGCCAAGGCCAGGCGCGGGCGGGAGAGGAGCAAGGAGTTTTTCACAACAGGCAATACGATAAATCAGGGACGGGTGGCGGTGCTGCCGTGATAATAATTGAGCTGCATGCCTTTGGAAACCAGCGTGCGGTTGTCGTCGGTTATCAACGTGCAGTCCACGTTTTTGAGTCCGTTGATGAACGCCAAACCGGCGGTTGGGCCTTTCACGAAGACGACTTCGTCCAATCCATCGGCCAATTCCACGTCGGGGCAAATAATGGTGACCGAACGCAGGCCCACCGACGGGTAGCCGGTGTGCGGGTTGATGATGTGCCCGTACACCTGCCCGCCCACCGTGAAATACTGCTCGTAGTTGCCGGCCGTCACCACGGCCACGTCGGTCACGTCAATCCAGGCGGCCACGCTGCGCGGGTGGTCGGGGTCACCGATGGCCACGCGCCAGAGCGAGCCGTCGGCCTGCCGGCCCCAGCAGTAGATGTCGCCCGAGCCGTTCATAAGCCCGCCTTTGATGCCCATTTTATCGAGCACCTGCTTGGCGCGGCGCAGGCCATAGCCCTGCAGAATGCCCGCCAAGTTGATGCGCATGCCTTTTTCGGGCAGGAAAACCGTATGCTGCGCGGCGTCGAGCTTGATTTTCTGCCAGCCGATGCGCCGCACCGAAGCCCGCACCGTAGCCGAGTCGGGCAGGCTGGCGTGCGCCTGTCGGTCAAACTTATACAGCTTGTCGGCGCTGGCGAAGGTGATGTCGAAGGCGCCGTCGCTGAGCTGGGACAAGCGCAGCGTGCGGTTTATCAGGTCAAATGTTTCCTGAGACACCGCCACGGGCTTGATGCCCGCCATGCGGTTGATGCGCACCACTTCCGACGTCGAATCCCAGAACGACATGAGCCGGTCGATGCGCCGCACTTCAAGCAGGCCAGCCCGTAGGGCCCGCTGCCCGGCCGAGTCGTTCTCGGCCACCACCGTGAAGGTGAAATGCGAGCCCATGAGGTGGGCGCTACGCGTAAACGTGTGGCGCGGCGGCGCCGTCTGGGCGCGGCCGGGCCCGGCGCTCAGCAGCAAAAGACTCCAGAAGCAGAAAAGAAACAGGCCCGATGGTGTTCGCATGGGGTAGGGTGCGGGGCTTGTCCCCGCCCGTGGCGGCACGAATAAATAAAATGGAGCGAACAGCGAGCGGAGGAAAGCCCGCGCCCTTATAGCGTGGGCACCACCTTCTTCAAGTACGCCTCGAAGGCCGTGGGGCCGCCGGCGATGTAGCCGGTTTTGGCCAACACCTTACCCTCGGGTGAAATCACCACGGCCAGCGGAAACTCGCCCTCGCGGTTGAGCTGGGCTGCGGCCGCTTCGTTGAGCTTGAGCTGGGCGGCGCTGGGCTGGTTGCGCTTCTGGCGCGGGAAGTCGAAGTGGGCCAGCACCAGCTTGTCTTTGGCGTAGGCCGCGAACTCGGGCTTGGCAAACACTTCCTGCTCGTACATGATGCAGGGCTTGCACCAGTCGGAACCCGAAAAAACGGCCAGGATGGGCCGGTTGGTTGCATTGGCCTGGGCCTGGGCGGCGCCCAGGTCGGCCAGCCAGCCAGCGGCTTCCAGGCTGGCGGCAGGTGCCGGCGCAGAAGCCGCCTGCACGGCCTGCGGCGCCGAGGCCACCGGCGAGGTGGGTTGCGGGGCCACCGCCAGGCCCGTGGCTTTGGTTTTGCTCACGGTGCCGTCGGCGGCCGTGGTTTTGGCCTTCAGCTTGTCGTTTTTGGCCTTCAGGGTGGTTTTTTGGGCAAAAGCCGGGCTGATGCTCAGGACCAGGCCCAACGTGAAGGCCGGCAGCGTGCGGTGGAACGTGCGGAATGACATAGGAGAAGAAATAAGGGAATGAGGCTTGAAGAACAGCCAGCTGCCGCCGTAAGGTTCTTACGGGCGGCCCCGGCCACGGTTGGCCCCTTGGCAACGACTGTGCCGCGCTTCCGCAAAGGAGTTTGGCCCACATGAACGCGCCGTGAACTTCCGGCCGAAGCGCCGCTCATTCCCGGGAAGGAATCGCCGAATGAAGGCATACGCCCAGACGGGCTGAGCCCGTGGCTCCGTGGCTCAGGGCTTCGAATTGGCCACGCGTCGCACCTTCAGTACTTTATTGCCAACCGACACCACTTCCAAGGTATAGTCGGGTTCCTGACCCTCGGTGAGGTGAATGCGGACCCTGTTGTCGCCCTCGAGGACCCAACTGCCGGGGTGGCCGGCCAGGCCGTCGGTGGGCGCGATGTCGAACTGCTCAAACCGGCCGAACGATTCGAACTTGAAGCCCGTGCGGCCCCGCGAAGGCGGAAATTTATACGTGTTGGGGCGGTACACGAGCGTGTCGCCCCGGTCTTCCTCGCGCGAGCTGAGCCAAGTGCCTTCGAGCTGTTTCATGGAAGCGGGCGAGGATACGATGACGGGCTTGCGCTGCTGGCAGGTGGCCGCCAGCAACAGCAGCGACAGCGGCAACAGCCGCAGGAATGGGCGAAAAAGCATGAGCCGGGCAAAAAAGGTGAGCGCGCCAAGGTAAGGCGTCTCAGGTGCCTACGCAGAAACGGCCCGGCTGGCCGGGGCCGAGGCTTTCCGCGTAAGCACCCGGGTACGCTACATTCGTTCTCCCAACAACTACTTCCCCGTGGATAACCGCGCCCTGACCCGCGCTTTCCAGCTGGCTGCCCAGCTGATGGAGCTGCACGACGAAAACCCCTTTAAAATCCGCGCCATCGAAGGCACCGCCAATGCCCTCGACGCGCTGAGCTTCCCGGTGGCCGAAGTGGAGCGCTCGGGCCTGCCCGACCGCACCGGCCTAAGCAAAACCGCCGCCGCCAAAGTGGCCGAGCTGCTCGACACGGGCACGTTTTCGGACCTGCAGCGCCTGCTTGACATCACCCCGCCCGGCGTGGTGGAGATGCTCAAAATCAAAGGCATCGGCCCGAAGAAAATTCGCAGCCTATGGCGGGAGCTAGGCATCGAAACCATTGACCAGCTGCGCGAGGCTGCCGAAACTGACCAGGTGAGCAAGCTCAAAGGCTTTGGCAAGAAAACCCAGGAGTCCATTCTGGAAGCCCTGGAGTTTGCCGGCCAGAGCCGGGGCAAGGTGCTCTACCCCCAGGCCGAGCAGCTGGCTGCCGACCTCACCCAGCGCTTGCGCGATGCCTTGAAAACCGAGCAGGTAGCCGAAGCCGGCGAGCTGCGCCGCCGCCTCGAAATCGTGGAAACCGTGCGCCTGGTAGCTGCCACTACCGAGCCGCAAAAGGCCCACGAGCTGCTGAATTCGCTGAACGGCCTCACCGCCGACCCGCGCCGCTCCGGCCCTTTCGCCTGGCGCGGCCGGGCTACTGAGTCGGGGGTGCAGGTAGAAGTACTAGTGGTGGCGCCTGAAGCGTTTGCCACCGAGGTATTCCTGAACTCGGCCGCCGATGAGCACCTCGACGAAACGCTGCCCGGCGTGCAGGGGGCCGGCGGCGCCCCCGCCAGCCTGCGTCAGTGGGCGCGGCGCGAGAAATTTCAGCAGGAAGAAGCCCTGTACGAGAAAGCCGGCCTGCAATTCATCGTGCCCGAGCTGCGCGAAGGACTGGGCGAAATCGCCCTCGCCGCCGAGAAAAAGCTGCCCCGCCTGCTCGAAGACGGCGACCTGCGCGGTTCCTTGCACAACCACAGCACCTACTCCGACGGCAACCACAGCCTGCGCGAAATGGCCACCTGGCTGCGCGACCACGGCTATGAGTACCTCGGCATCTGCGACCACAGCCAGGCCGCGCACTACGCCAACGGCCTCGGCCCGGAGCGGGTGCGCCAGCAGCACCAGGAAATAGACAAGCTGAACGCCGAGCTGGCCCCATTCCGCATTTTCAAGGGCATTGAGAGCGATATTCTCGGCGACGGCTCGCTTGACTACTCCAACGACGTGCTGGCCTCGTTCGATTTCATCGTGGCCTCGGTGCACTCCAACCTGAAAATGGACGAGCGCAAGGCCACCGACCGCCTGCTGCGCGCCATCGAAAACCCCTACACCACCATGCTGGGCCATCCCACGGGCCGCCTGCTGCTGCGCCGCCAGGGCTACCCCATCGACTACAAAGCTGTCATCGACGCCTGCGCCAAGCACCAGGTCATCATCGAAATCAACGCCAACCCCTGGCGCCTCGACCTCGACTGGCGCTGGGTGCGCTACGCCCTGGACCAAGGCGTGCAGCTCAGCATCAACCCCGACGCCCACCACACCAACGGCTACGAAGACATGCGCTACGGCGTGCTCATGGGTCGCAAAGGGCTATTGACCAAAGAAATGACGTTTAATGCCAAGTCGGTAAACGAAGTGGCGGCGTATTTCGAGCAGCGCAAAGCCAACATCAAGCCGCCGCTGGAATACAAAAAGTCCTTGTTTGAATAGGGTGAAAATTCTCGTTCTCCGCTTCTCTTCCATTGGCGATATCGTGCTGACCACGCCGGTGGTGCGGGCGCTGGCCCAGCAGGTGCCCCAGGCGGAGGTGCATTTTGCCACCAAGCCCGCCTACCGCGGCCTGCTGGAACCCAATCCATACATCACCAAAGTGCACTGCCTCACCGGCAGCCTGGGCGAGCTGGTGCGCGAGCTGAAAGCCGAGCAGTTCGATTACATCGTCGACCTGCACAACAACCTTCGCACCCGCCTCATCAAGCTGCGCCTGGGCGTGCCCAACCACAGCTTCGACAAGCTCAACTTTCAGAAATGGCTGTTGGTCAACTTCAAAATAGACCGGCTGCCGCGCGTGCACATCGTGCAGCGCTACCTCGAAGCCGCCGCTCCGCTGGGCGTGCAGGACGACCGCAAGGGCCTCGATTATTTTATTCCGGCTGGGCAGGAAGTGGACGTGGCCACGCTGCCCGCGCCCTTCCGGCGGGGCTACGTGGCCGTGGCCATCGGCGCGCAGCACGCCACCAAGCGCCTGCCCGTCGACAAGCTGATTGAGCTGTGCGCCAAGCTGGCCCGGCCCGTGGTGCTGCTGGGCGGCCCCGAGGACGAAAGCATTGGCCACGTCATCGAGCAGGCCTTTGAAACGCAGGCTGTGTCAGCCGAGGCGGCTTCGGTGGTGCCCGACAATCCGTACTACTTCCCGGCCAAGCCTGCAGACGCCGACGCGCCCAAAACATTCATTCATAACGGGTGCGGGCAGTATTCGCTGCACCAGTCGGCCTCGTTGCTGCAGCAGGCGCAGTTTGTGGTGAGCCACGACACCGGCCTGATGCACATCGCGGCGGCCTTCGGCAAGGAGATTTTCAGCGTGTGGGGCAACACCGTGCCCGCCTTCGGCATGTACCCCTACAAAACCGAATTTAAGGTGCTGGAAGTGCCGAACCTGCCGTGCCGGCCCTGCTCCAAAATCGGCTTCGCAAAATGCCCGCAAGGCCATTTCAAGTGCATGCGCGACCAAACCCTGGACCTGGGCCTGCCGCCCGCCCGCGACGGGCGCTAAGCCCCGGCCAGTGCCGACAGCTCCAGCACCAGCACCAAGGCGTTGTTGCTCAAGGCTTCCAGCTCAACTTCGGCCACGTCCCACAAGGCCAGCCCGTCTTTCGCGTGCAGCAGCCGGCCCTCCACTTCAAATGCACCAGCCAATACAAAGGCAAAAAAGCCGGAACCTGGCGCGCGGAGGCGGTAAACGGCTTCGCACCGGCCATCGAAACAACCCAGGCTCACCCCGGCAGGAAAGGTATCCACCGACGTTGGCGCCAGCGGCAGCAGGCGGTTGTGTAGCTCCTCGAAGCGGAATTCGGTCCGGTGCGCTGCTGGCGGGGCCACGGGCTCATTCGCCCGCAGCCAGATGTGCAGAAAGCTCACCAGCGCATCACTGAACGGGTTTTGCACGTGCAGCACACTGTCGGCGGGCACGTCTAGCACCACCAGCTCTTCCACGCTCACTGTCGTTTCGGGGGCAGCGGCGCACCAGAGCGTCACGGCCCCGGTGATGGGAACGACGAGGACGTGCGAGGCCTCCGCCACCGTAAAATCCAGCGCGTGCTGCCCGGCCAGGGTTTCTTCGTTGAACCCGTACAGCCGCCCGAACGGCCCTTTGTGCGGGTGGGCAAACGGCCCAAAATTGAACGTGCTAAATCGCCGGAATCGGTCGGATTCGGCCAGGCCCCGCTCGTCGGCCAGAAATATTTTACCCGGTGTTTGCGGCAGCATCGGTTTCGGGTGTGAGGATGGAATAAATGCTGAGAAAGGGCTGCAGCGGCACCAGATGAGTGAGCACCTCGCCGCCGGAAGCGGCCGCCGCCACCGGCGACACCAGCAGAAATTGCCCCACGGTATCGTGCCACCGCAACGGCTCCGAGACGAAATTGACCGCAACCTGATGCTTGCTTGGGTCCTGCAAGTCGGAATTAATCAGCTCGAATTGAAAGCGCTGGAAGCGCAGGAACTGGCGGCCCAGATTGTCGGAAATGTCGGGCATCCGCTCGCCGAGCTGTTGAATGTAGCCCGTCACGGCGCCGCTCACCAGGAAGTGCAGCCGGTCGGCGCCCGGCACGTGGTGCAGCATTTCGCCAAAGGTGCGGTAGCGGTTTTCGGGGTTGAAATTCTGTGCCTGCAGCCGGAATTCCGCGTAGCTGTCGTTCCACACCAGCCTGTCCCAGGGCCTGGCAGCGCCGGCATCCATGATTTTGCGGTAGCACAGGGTGATGGTGCAGTCGGGCATGCGCTTTGGCTAATCAAGGGGCTACGCCGGTACGCTCAGCGCCCAGGTCAGCTCGAAGCCGGCCGTGGTGCTGCCGGTCACGGTGGCCAGCTCCAGGGCCACGCCGTCGCTGAACACGTTGTCCTGGGCGTTGGCGGTGTAGCCGCTCAGGCCTTTGGCGTAGCCGTTCACGGCGGCCACGGCCGTGCCGGTGCCTTCGGGGAAGGCAATCTGCGTCACTTTCAGCGAGGTGCCGGTGGCCGAGTACACGTGCACGTGGATGTGCGTGGCGCGGCCCGAATACCAGCCAGGGAAAATGCTCTTGAACGTGACCTTGCCGCTGGCATCGGTCACTTGCCGGCCGCGCAGGAAGTGTACCGACTGGTAGTTGGTGGCCTGCATGCCCGTGCCGCCGTATTCCGAGTAGTTGCCCTCGGCGTCGCAGTGCCAGATGTCGACCAGGGCCCCGGCCAGCGCCGCGCAGCTGGCGTTGCTGTTGCTCACGGTGATGTTGATGGTGAGCCCGTAGCCGGTTTTGCCGTCTGTGATGTCGCTGCGCAGGTACGAGGCCGGCGTCTTGGTGGGGAAGGGACCCTCGGTTTCGGTGGGGGCCACCGTGCAGCTGCCCGAGCCGTTGCTGGTGCCGCCCGTGGTGGTGCCCGAGCCGCTGGTGGTGCCGCTGGTGGGCGAAACCGTTTCTTTGCCGCAGGCCGAAAGCAGCACGGGCGTGGAGGCAGCCCCCAGCAGCAGGCTTTTCAAAAAATGTTTTCTTTCCATGACGTTTAGGGAATAGGTAAGCTGATGCTGCGGAATGCCGCCGCAAACGGACAATCCAAAACTGCCTCTCAGCATTCCCGTTCTCCTCCCTCAATCGCCGGTTGTCGGTTTCAAGTCGACGGTTTTGCGGTTCAACTCGCAGAATGCGGAGTTGTAAATTTCCAATCCGAAGCGTTTGGCACTATTACCCATTCGAGCCCGATGCCTATCTTCAGCCCATGCCCGAACCCTGCCAGCACCTCACCGCCCTCACCAGCCTCAAAACGGCCCCCTCGCATGCCTGCCCCGAATGCGTGGCCCTCGGCGATACCTGGGTGCACCTGCGCACCTGCCAGGAATGCGGCCACGTGGGCTGCTGCGACAATTCCAAGAACAAACACGCCACCAAGCACTTCCACGCCACCCAGCACCCCGTCATCGCCTCGGCCGAGCCAGGCGAGCGGTGGCTCTGGTGCTACGTGGACGAGGAAATGGTCGAGTATTAGGCCATCAACTGAAGTCGCAATTGCTACCCATAACCGTTGGCCTGATGAGACTCAAGCCAGCAGGTGCGTCAGTATCTTGGTTAGCGCCAATTGTGTGCTGATTTCCGAATAACTTTTCTTGCTTCGCAGCGCTGAAATTTGATAGTAGCGAGCCAGCAAAGTCACGTCTATTCCGGCGCGCACGCATTTTTGCAGCGTTTCCACTTTCTGAGGCATTTCAGTGAAGTCCCACTCGCCCGACCACGGGTCAAAGCAAGCTCTCAGGGCAGCCGTGGTGCCGATGGTGCCGAGGGCTTGCTGGATTTGTTCTTCAATAGAAGGTTCTTGAGGTTCCATGGCGCAAAAAATAAGCCAGGCCTTACGCAGATGGGTGCGTAAAGCTCTGGCTTACAATTTACGAAGGAGGCGGTGTGCTACCCAATCTTGCTGAACCCGCAGTAGCTGTGCAGCACCTGCGGCAACTCGATGCCCGCACTGGTCTGGTTGTTTTCCAGCAGCGCGGCCACGATGCGCGGCAGGGCCAGCGCCGAGCCGTTCAGCGTGTGCAGCAGTTGGGTTTTGCCGTCCACTTTGTAGCGGCACTTCAGGCGGTTGGCCTGGTAGGTTTCGAAGTTCGACACCGAGCTTACCTCCAGCCAGCGGCCCTGGGCGGCACTCCATACCTCCAGGTCGTAGGTCAGGGCCGAGGTGAAGCCCATGTCGCCGCCGCAGAGGCGCAGCACGCGGTAGGGGAGGCCCAGCTGCTGCAAGATGCCTTCCACGTGGGCCAGCATGGCTTCGAGGGCCGCGTAGCTGTGCTCGGGCTCCGTGATTTGCACGATTTCCACCTTGTCGAATTGGTGCAGGCGGTTGAGGCCGCGCACGTCGGCGCCCCACGAGCCGGCTTCGCGGCGGAAGCAGGGCGTGTAGCCGGCCATGCGCACGGGCAGCTTTTCCACCGGCACAATCTCATCGCGGTAAATATTGGTCAGCGGCACCTCGGCCGTGGGGATGAGGTACAGGTCGTCCTTGGCGTCGTGGTACATCTGGCCTTCCTTATCGGGGAGCTGGCCGGTGCCGTAGCCGCTAGCCTCGTTCACCAGAATGGGCGGCTGCATCTCGGTGTAGCCGGCGTCGCGCGCTTGGTCCAGAAAGAAGTTGATGAGGGCCCGCTGCAGGCGCGCGCCCTGGTTTTTATACACCGGGAAGCCCGCGCCGGTAATTTTTACGCCCAGCTCGAAATCGATGATGTCGTACTTTTTAATCAGCTCCCAATGGGGCAGGGCATCGGCTCCGAGTTCGGGCTTCGCGCCGTGCTCGCGCACCACCTCGTTGTCGGCGGCGCCGCGGCCTTCGGGCACGCTGCTGTGCGGAATGTTGGGCAGCTTATAAAGCAGCTGCTGCTGGTCCTTTTCTACCTGGGCCAGCTCGGCGGCGGCGGTCTGGGTGTGCTGCTTGAGCTCGGCGGTGCGGGCTTTCAGGGTTTCGGCGCCGGCTTTGTCGCCGGCTTTCATCAGGCCACCAATCTGGCGGGCCAGGTCGTTGGCTTCGGCCTGGGCCGAGTCGTGACTGGTTTGAAGCTGGCGGCGGCGCTGGTCGAGGTCGAGGATGGCGGCCACGTCGGCGGGGCCGGTGGGGTAGTGGCGCTTGGCGAGGCCGGCCAGCACAAGGTCGGTCTGGTCGCGGAGAACGGAAAGTTGCAGCATAAAACAGGATGGAATGGCGGCAAAGGTCGGAAGAAAATGCAGCCGCGCCGCGCCCCGCGCCCCCCGGCTTGCCCGCCCGGCGCAACTTATTTTGCCGCGCGCCGTGTTTAAGCCCAACTAGGCCGCCTTCGATTTGGCGGTTTGCCCGTAATGCCCTAACATTGCGGGAGCAACCGGCCGCCGTGGTCTGGATTAGCGGGCCGCAGTGCCTGCCTCCGGCCCGTCTTTTGCTGAATTACCAGCGGCCATTTTTGCCCCTCACTTCTTGCTTATTCGATTGCGCCCCGGGCGCGTATTCGGTGCATTTCGTGCACCCTGCGAGTATTCACCGCGGCCCGACCGCGCCGTTTGCGGCCCGGCCCATGCCTTCGGGCTTTTAGGCCCTGTCGGCCTCCCTCGCTTCCCGTCGATGTTCCCCCCCCCTTATTCCCTTTATGTACACCATTAACGAGTTGAAGGACCGGCTGCTGTCCGACCTCAAAGAGATTGCCGAAAAAATGAACGTGGGCAATTTCAAACGGCTGAGCAAGCAGGATTTGATATACAAAATCCTCGACCAGCAGGCCCTCGTGCCCTCGGCCGCCGAGCAGTCCGTCGCGGCTCCCGCCCCCGCTGCCGAAGCGCCCGCCGCCGTGGCCGCCGCGCCGCGCTCCGGCAAGCCCTCCGCCCGCCGCCCGGCCCCCAGCACCGTAGAACAACCTTTTTCCGACGTGGCCCCGCCCACCCGCAAGCCCCAGCCCGCTCGCCCGGCCCGCGAGCCACGCCGCGAAGCCCCGGCTGCCGCCGCGTCCGAACCGGCTGTGGCTGTTGCTGAGCCTTCCGTTGAAATCCTGGACCCCATCGAAGGCCTGGCCCTGGTGCCCGCCAGCGAAGCCACCGGCGCCGTGCTGGCCAACGAGCCGGCCCCCGCTCCGGCCGAACCCACTGCCGAAGCTGCCCCCGGCGCCGACGCCCAGCACAACGGCGCCGACCAGCAGCAGGCCAACGCTGGCCAGCAGCCTCGCCGCCGCGAGCGGGTAGACCGCGCCGGCCGCCCCATCACCGAGCAGCGCGCCGCCGAAATGGCCGCCGAACGCGCCGCTGAGGCCGCCGCTGCAGCTGCCAAGCCCGCCGAAAATGGCACCGATACCCGCGAAGGCAACCGCGAAAACCGCCGCGACTTCGGCGGCAACGGCTTTGCCGACCGCCGCGAAAACCGCGCCGACCGGTTTGAGCGCGACAACCGCGAACTGCCCCTGCGCGACGGCCGCGACCAGCGCCCCGCCCGCCAGGACCAGCCCCGCGAGCAACGCAACGACCAGCCGCGCGAAAACCGCGACGGCCAGCCCCGTGAGCCGCGCCAGGACCAACCCCGCAACGACCAGCCGCGCGAGCAGCGTGACGGCCGCGACAACCGCAACCTGACCCGCGAGGAGCGTTACGCCCTGCGCGACCATCAGCGCCAGCAGCGCCAGCAAAACCCCGACGGCTCGCCCCGCACCGACCAGCCCCAAGGCCAGAATCAGAACCAAAACCAGCAGCAGCGCCCCCAGCGCCAGGACCTGGATTTGGTGGTGCCCGGTGGCGGTACGTTTGAGCTGATGCCGGACGGTGGCTACGGCTTCCTGCGTTCGCCGTACTACAACTACCTCAGCTCGCCCGACGACATTTACGTGTCGCCGCAGCAGGTGAAGCAGTTTGCCATGAAGGCCGGCGACACGGTGGTGTGCACCATCCGGCCGCCGCGCGAGGGCGAGAAGTACTTCGCCCTGGTGGGCGTGGAAAGCATGAACGGCCGCACCGTGGAGGAAGTCCGCGACCGGGTGCCGTTCAGCCACCTCACGCCGCTTTTTGCCGATTCCAAGCTGAAGCTGACCACCAAATCGTCGCAAATCAGCACCCGCGTGCTCGATTTGTTTGCGCCCATCGGCAAGGGCCAGCGCGGCCTCATCGTGGCCCAGCCCAAAACCGGCAAAACCGTATTGCTGCAGGAAGTGGCCAACGCCATTGCCGAAAACCATCCCGAAGTCTACCTCATGGTGCTGCTCATCGACGAGCGCCCCGAAGAGGTGACCGACATGGCCCGCACCGTGAAGGCCGAAGTGCTCAGCTCGACCTTCGACGAAACGGCCGACCGCCACGTGAAAATCGCCGAGATGGCCCTCGACAAGGCCCGGCGCCTGGTGGAGTGCGGCCACGACGTGGTGATTCTACTCGATTCCATCACCCGCCTGGCGCGGGCCTACAACACGGTGCAGCCCAGCTCGTCGCGCATCCTTTCG
This DNA window, taken from Hymenobacter sp. 5317J-9, encodes the following:
- a CDS encoding intradiol ring-cleavage dioxygenase, which produces MERKHFLKSLLLGAASTPVLLSACGKETVSPTSGTTSGSGTTTGGTSNGSGSCTVAPTETEGPFPTKTPASYLRSDITDGKTGYGLTINITVSNSNASCAALAGALVDIWHCDAEGNYSEYGGTGMQATNYQSVHFLRGRQVTDASGKVTFKSIFPGWYSGRATHIHVHVYSATGTSLKVTQIAFPEGTGTAVAAVNGYAKGLSGYTANAQDNVFSDGVALELATVTGSTTAGFELTWALSVPA
- a CDS encoding UBP-type zinc finger domain-containing protein; its protein translation is MPEPCQHLTALTSLKTAPSHACPECVALGDTWVHLRTCQECGHVGCCDNSKNKHATKHFHATQHPVIASAEPGERWLWCYVDEEMVEY
- the serS gene encoding serine--tRNA ligase, which gives rise to MLQLSVLRDQTDLVLAGLAKRHYPTGPADVAAILDLDQRRRQLQTSHDSAQAEANDLARQIGGLMKAGDKAGAETLKARTAELKQHTQTAAAELAQVEKDQQQLLYKLPNIPHSSVPEGRGAADNEVVREHGAKPELGADALPHWELIKKYDIIDFELGVKITGAGFPVYKNQGARLQRALINFFLDQARDAGYTEMQPPILVNEASGYGTGQLPDKEGQMYHDAKDDLYLIPTAEVPLTNIYRDEIVPVEKLPVRMAGYTPCFRREAGSWGADVRGLNRLHQFDKVEIVQITEPEHSYAALEAMLAHVEGILQQLGLPYRVLRLCGGDMGFTSALTYDLEVWSAAQGRWLEVSSVSNFETYQANRLKCRYKVDGKTQLLHTLNGSALALPRIVAALLENNQTSAGIELPQVLHSYCGFSKIG
- the rho gene encoding transcription termination factor Rho, which translates into the protein MYTINELKDRLLSDLKEIAEKMNVGNFKRLSKQDLIYKILDQQALVPSAAEQSVAAPAPAAEAPAAVAAAPRSGKPSARRPAPSTVEQPFSDVAPPTRKPQPARPAREPRREAPAAAASEPAVAVAEPSVEILDPIEGLALVPASEATGAVLANEPAPAPAEPTAEAAPGADAQHNGADQQQANAGQQPRRRERVDRAGRPITEQRAAEMAAERAAEAAAAAAKPAENGTDTREGNRENRRDFGGNGFADRRENRADRFERDNRELPLRDGRDQRPARQDQPREQRNDQPRENRDGQPREPRQDQPRNDQPREQRDGRDNRNLTREERYALRDHQRQQRQQNPDGSPRTDQPQGQNQNQNQQQRPQRQDLDLVVPGGGTFELMPDGGYGFLRSPYYNYLSSPDDIYVSPQQVKQFAMKAGDTVVCTIRPPREGEKYFALVGVESMNGRTVEEVRDRVPFSHLTPLFADSKLKLTTKSSQISTRVLDLFAPIGKGQRGLIVAQPKTGKTVLLQEVANAIAENHPEVYLMVLLIDERPEEVTDMARTVKAEVLSSTFDETADRHVKIAEMALDKARRLVECGHDVVILLDSITRLARAYNTVQPSSSRILSGGIDAGALQKPKRFFGAARNVEGGGSLTIIATALIETGSKMDEVIFEEFKGTGNMELQLDRKLANKRVFPAIDIPASGTRREDLLLGKDELNRVWVLRKFMSDMTATEAMEFLKDRIKGTKDNEEFLLAMNG